A single region of the Marmota flaviventris isolate mMarFla1 chromosome 10, mMarFla1.hap1, whole genome shotgun sequence genome encodes:
- the Akr1a1 gene encoding aldo-keto reductase family 1 member A1 isoform X1 yields MAAPFVLLHTGQKMPLIGLGTWKSDPGQVKAAVKYALSVGYRHIDCAAVYGNETEIGEALKEDVGPGKAVLREELFVTSKLWNTKHHPDDVEPALRKTLADLQLEYLDLYLMHWPHAFERGDNLFPKNADGTVRYDSIHYKETWKAMEALVAKGLVRALGLSNFNSRQIDDILSVASVRPAVLQVECHPYLAQNELIAHCLSRGLEVTAYSPLGSSDRVWRHPDEPVLLEEPLVLALAEKYGRSPAQILLRWQVQRKVICIPKSITPSRILQNIQVFDFAFSPEEMTQLGTLNKNWRYIVPMITVDGKLVPRDAGHSLYPFNDPY; encoded by the exons ATGGCAGCTCCCTTTGTCCTCCTGCACACTGGGCAGAAGATGCCCCTGATTGGTCTAGGCACATGGAAGAGTGATCCCGGCCAG GTAAAAGCAGCCGTTAAATATGCCCTTAGTGTAGGCTACCGCCACATTGACTGTGCTGCTGTCTATGGCAACGAGACTGAGATTGGGGAGGCCCTGAAGGAGGACGTGGGACCAGGCAAG GCAGTGCTCCGGGAGGAGCTATTTGTGACATCCAAGCTGTGGAACACCAAGCATCACCCTGATGATGTGGAGCCTGCCCTCCGGAAGACACTGGCTGACCTTCAGCTGGAGTATCTGGACCTGTACCTGATGCACTGGCCTCATGCCTTTGA ACGGGGTGACAACCTCTTTCCCAAGAATGCTGATGGGACTGTCCGCTATGACTCCATCCACTACAAGGAGACCTGGAAGGCTATGGAGGCACTGGTGGCGAAGGGGCTGGTACGAGCTCTGGGCCTATCCAACTTCAATAGTCGGCAGATTGATGATATACTCAGTGTGGCCTCTGTGCGCCCAGCTGTCTTACAG GTGGAATGCCATCCATACTTGGCTCAGAACGAACTGATTGCCCACTGCCTTTCACGTGGCCTGGAGGTGACTGCTTATAGTCCTTTGGGTTCCTCTGATCGTGTTTGGCGCCATCCTGATGAGCCTGTCCTGCTTGAGGAACCACTGGTCCTGGCACTGGCTGAGAAGTATGGCCGATCTCCAGCTCAGATCTTGCTCAG GTGGCAGGTTCAGCGGAAAGTGATCTGCATCCCTAAAAGTATCACTCCTTCTCGTATCCTTCAGAACATCCAG GTGTTTGACTTCGCCTTTAGCCCAGAAGAGATGACACAGCTAGGTACACTGAACAAAAATTGGAGATATATTGTGCCCATGATTACG GTGGATGGGAAGCTGGTCCCAAGAGATGCTGGGCActctttgtatccctttaatgACCCATACTGA
- the Akr1a1 gene encoding aldo-keto reductase family 1 member A1 isoform X2 has protein sequence MAAPFVLLHTGQKMPLIGLGTWKSDPGQAVLREELFVTSKLWNTKHHPDDVEPALRKTLADLQLEYLDLYLMHWPHAFERGDNLFPKNADGTVRYDSIHYKETWKAMEALVAKGLVRALGLSNFNSRQIDDILSVASVRPAVLQVECHPYLAQNELIAHCLSRGLEVTAYSPLGSSDRVWRHPDEPVLLEEPLVLALAEKYGRSPAQILLRWQVQRKVICIPKSITPSRILQNIQVFDFAFSPEEMTQLGTLNKNWRYIVPMITVDGKLVPRDAGHSLYPFNDPY, from the exons ATGGCAGCTCCCTTTGTCCTCCTGCACACTGGGCAGAAGATGCCCCTGATTGGTCTAGGCACATGGAAGAGTGATCCCGGCCAG GCAGTGCTCCGGGAGGAGCTATTTGTGACATCCAAGCTGTGGAACACCAAGCATCACCCTGATGATGTGGAGCCTGCCCTCCGGAAGACACTGGCTGACCTTCAGCTGGAGTATCTGGACCTGTACCTGATGCACTGGCCTCATGCCTTTGA ACGGGGTGACAACCTCTTTCCCAAGAATGCTGATGGGACTGTCCGCTATGACTCCATCCACTACAAGGAGACCTGGAAGGCTATGGAGGCACTGGTGGCGAAGGGGCTGGTACGAGCTCTGGGCCTATCCAACTTCAATAGTCGGCAGATTGATGATATACTCAGTGTGGCCTCTGTGCGCCCAGCTGTCTTACAG GTGGAATGCCATCCATACTTGGCTCAGAACGAACTGATTGCCCACTGCCTTTCACGTGGCCTGGAGGTGACTGCTTATAGTCCTTTGGGTTCCTCTGATCGTGTTTGGCGCCATCCTGATGAGCCTGTCCTGCTTGAGGAACCACTGGTCCTGGCACTGGCTGAGAAGTATGGCCGATCTCCAGCTCAGATCTTGCTCAG GTGGCAGGTTCAGCGGAAAGTGATCTGCATCCCTAAAAGTATCACTCCTTCTCGTATCCTTCAGAACATCCAG GTGTTTGACTTCGCCTTTAGCCCAGAAGAGATGACACAGCTAGGTACACTGAACAAAAATTGGAGATATATTGTGCCCATGATTACG GTGGATGGGAAGCTGGTCCCAAGAGATGCTGGGCActctttgtatccctttaatgACCCATACTGA